A DNA window from Coffea eugenioides isolate CCC68of unplaced genomic scaffold, Ceug_1.0 ScVebR1_3369;HRSCAF=4571, whole genome shotgun sequence contains the following coding sequences:
- the LOC113757846 gene encoding disease resistance protein RPM1-like — translation MAESVVGFLINQLSTLLSQESTLLGGLRPDVQFIKDELGSMKAFLRQAEAKEDNDSQLQEWVKQVREVAYDTEDVLDDFAFRFALGDADGFFGRVGKIYNSIKNLKARHRISLEIKDIKARVVEISARHQRYQSLYGTQEIGSSSSHVASADCDIRDQALLIEEAKLVGIDQPKKELISKILDDHSHLKLVSVVGMGGLGKTTLAKKVYDDAAVKKQFQSHAWITVSQNFQFKVIIKNLIQQLYEEIRQPVPPQVDSMDGIRLSEFVKDFLKERRYILVLDDLWTIDAWEAIKYVLPDYNIASRVVLTTRITDVASASCLTFHDFIHKMSPLSYEDSWTLFCNRTFQSNGCPSNLEEVCRKILKKCEGLPLGIVTMGGVLALKDKDKIDEWEMIFRGFGSEVDGSGKLDRIRKILLLSYSDLPHHLKNCLLYLSIYPEDHPIDVQDILGKWIALGFIEEEEGMIATDIAMRYLKELVNRSLIQVKETWDDGKLVNCGLHDFLREIIVSKSKEQCFTDIITGYCTRWPDKVRHLAIHNFTGNPPQGFSSLKCLRSVETFGNEDSLTTSFLSKFLCGGPKFLKVLNLTGAELDNIPKEVFKLFHLQYLDLSGTRVKIIPKSIGQLQNLEFLILAETTIMELPVEILKLRKLRSLNLYGIGDYSNNFALWGFKSPDGIGKLTSLERLHNIEADSGKIVREIGKLIQLRELSITKLRREDGKELLYSLSRLTNLRELHICSIKEEETLDLQHSVSPRLGFLTRLWLNGHLERVPEWVISLQYLGTLVLLNSELSEDENAIGCLGHLPNLVHLFLLRAYEGETLCFKAGRFQKLQRLDLVQFQRLKWVRVEEASMPGLQEFAIVGSKLMTGLPLGLQNLTELKFLQLFDMCDELIHKVQNLDKQSEDYQTISHIPQVCTGHWINGDWKTEILSEKIGKG, via the coding sequence ATGGCTGAGAGTGTTGTTGGCTTTTTAATTAATCAGCTCTCCACCTTACTTTCCCAAGAGAGCACGCTTTTGGGAGGACTTCGACCGGATGTTCAGTTCATCAAAGATGAACTCGGCAGCATGAAAGCTTTCCTCCGACAAGCTGAAGCAAAGGAGGACAATGACTCTCAACTCCAAGAATGGGTAAAGCAGGTTCGAGAAGTTGCTTATGATACAGAGGACGTTCTCGATGATTTTGCCTTCCGCTTTGCTCTTGGTGATGCAGATGGATTCTTTGGCCGTGTTGGCAAGATCTACAACTCGATTAAAAATCTGAAAGCCCGCCATCGGATTTCTTTGGAGATAAAAGATATCAAGGCCAGAGTTGTAGAGATTTCTGCAAGGCATCAGAGGTACCAGTCTCTGTATGGTACTCAAGAAATAGGCTCCAGCTCTTCGCACGTGGCAAGCGCAGATTGTGATATTCGTGACCAAGCACTCCTAATTGAAGAAGCTAAGCTTGTTGGCATCGATCAGCCCAAAAAAGAGCTCATCTCCAAAATCCTTGATGACCATTCCCACTTGAAACTAGTTTCAGTGGTGGGAATGGGGGGACTCGGTAAAACCACCCTGGCGAAAAAGGTCTACGATGATGCTGCAGTGAAGAAACAATTTCAGAGCCATGCTTGGATAActgtttctcaaaattttcaattcaaaGTCATCATCAAGAACTTGATTCAACAATTGTACGAGGAAATCAGACAGCCGGTGCCTCCACAAGTGGATTCCATGGATGGTATTAGGCTCAGCGAATTTGTCAAGGACTTCCTCAAAGAAAGAAGGTACATCCTTGTCCTTGATGATCTGTGGACTATAGATGCCTGGGAAGCTATCAAATACGTGTTGCCTGACTACAACATCGCTAGTCGTGTTGTATTGACAACACGAATTACCGATGTAGCTTCTGCATCCTGTTTAACATTCCATGACTTTATCCATAAGATGAGTCCTCTCTCTTATGAAGATTCTTGGACTCTTTTTTGCAATAGAACATTTCAAAGTAATGGTTGCCCTTCAAATCTAGAAGAAGTTTGtagaaaaatactaaaaaaatgtGAGGGCCTACCACTTGGAATTGTAACAATGGGTGGTGTTTTGGCTTTGAAGGACAAGGACAAGATAGATGAATGGGAGATGATTTTTCGTGGCTTTGGCAGTGAGGTAGATGGTAGCGGTAAGCTTGATAGAATTAGAAAGATACTCTTACTTAGCTATAGTGATTTGCCTCACCATCTTAAAAACTGCTTATTGTATCTAAGTATCTATCCTGAAGATCATCCAATTGATGTCCAAGATATACTTGGTAAATGGATAGCACTAGGATttatagaagaagaagaaggaatgaTAGCCACTGATATAGCTATGAGATATCTAAAAGAACTCGTCAACAGAAGCTTAATCCAAGTTAAAGAAACATGGGATGATGGCAAATTGGTGAATTGTGGTCTTCATGATTTTCTGCGTGAAATCATTGTTTCAAAATCTAAAGAGCAGTGCTTCACAGACATAATCACTGGATATTGCACAAGATGGCCTGACAAAGTTCGACACCTGGCAATCCATAACTTCACTGGTAATCCTCCACAAGGCTTCAGCAGCTTAAAGTGTCTTCGGTCCGTGGAAACATTCGGGAATGAAGATTCTCTCACAACTTCATTTTTGTCCAAGTTTTTATGTGGTGGTCCCAAGTTCCTAAAGGTTTTAAATTTGACGGGAGCTGAATTGGACAACATCCCGAAGGAAGTTTTCAAACTATTTCATCTCCAGTATCTGGATCTAAGTGGCACTAGAGTTAAAATCATTCCAAAATCTATTGGGCAGCTTCAAAACTTAGAATTTTTAATTCTGGCCGAAACCACTATAATGGAGTTGCCCGTGGaaattttgaagctaagaaaaCTCCGTTCCCTCAACCTATACGGAATAGGTGattattcaaataactttgcacttTGGGGCTTTAAATCTCCGGATGGAATTGGAAAGCTTACTTCCTTGGAGAGGCTGCATAATATAGAAGCAGACAGTGGTAAAATAGTAAGGGAGATTGGGAAGCTCATTCAGTTGCGAGAATTATCCATCACAAAGCTGAGAAGAGAAGATGGAAAAGAGTTGCTCTACTCCCTGTCAAGGCTGACCAACCTTCGAGAGTTACACATCTGCTCCATTAAAGAAGAGGAGACCCTTGATCTCCAACATTCCGTCTCTCCAAGACTTGGATTTCTTACAAGGTTGTGGTTGAATGGGCATTTAGAGAGAGTACCAGAATGGGTGATATCACTTCAATACTTGGGCACTTTAGTCTTGCTGAATAGTGAGTTGAGTGAAGATGAGAATGCAATAGGCTGCCTTGGACATTTGCCCAACCTGGTACATCTTTTTCTCCTTCGTGCTTATGAAGGGGAGACATTGTGTTTTAAGGCTGGAAGATTCCAAAAACTCCAGAGATTAGACCTTGTGCAATTTCAAAGACTAAAATGGGTAAGAGTGGAAGAGGCATCGATGCCCGGTCTCCAAGAGTTTGCTATTGTTGGAAGCAAACTTATGACGGGCTTGCCTTTGGGCCTCCAAAACTTGACCGAGcttaaatttcttcaattgtttGACATGTGTGATGAGCTAATCCACAAAGTGCAAAATTTGGATAAACAAAGTGAAGATTATCAAACAATTTCTCATATCCCTCAAGTTTGCACTGGACACTGGATAAATGGTGATTGGAAAACGGAGATCCTCTCGGAGAAGATAGGTA